From Enterococcus mundtii, the proteins below share one genomic window:
- a CDS encoding TetR/AcrR family transcriptional regulator, with protein MDRRSTRTKQAIKQAFLDLTKEKPINKITIAELSQQADIGRGTFYTHYEDIYDLRSKILEETIDTLTDIFDQKYPKNEQYDFRLFVHALVNHVDENKEVFHFLFNDFLNDDLSVQLRQILMKKVMDEEQLDMKDIKNKVEVLFSISGTTSVLAEWINGHLNVEKEELIAILDDIITRF; from the coding sequence ATGGATCGTCGAAGCACCCGAACGAAGCAAGCAATCAAACAAGCCTTTTTAGATTTAACGAAAGAAAAACCCATCAATAAAATCACGATTGCGGAGCTTTCACAACAAGCAGATATCGGAAGAGGGACGTTTTATACTCACTATGAGGATATTTACGACCTTCGATCAAAAATCCTCGAGGAAACAATCGATACATTGACGGATATATTCGATCAAAAATACCCTAAAAACGAACAATATGACTTTCGTTTATTCGTTCATGCATTAGTGAATCATGTAGATGAAAACAAAGAGGTCTTTCATTTTTTATTCAATGATTTTTTAAATGATGATCTATCTGTGCAGCTTCGACAGATTCTAATGAAAAAAGTCATGGACGAAGAACAATTAGATATGAAAGATATCAAAAATAAAGTAGAAGTCCTTTTTTCTATTTCCGGAACTACTAGCGTCTTAGCCGAATGGATCAATGGTCATTTAAACGTGGAGAAAGAAGAATTGATTGCTATTTTAGATGACATCATCACACGGTTTTAA
- a CDS encoding DUF1304 domain-containing protein has product MTLLSQILVTLVALEFLYIMYIETFATESATTSRVFNMPKEELQRQSVQTLFKNQGIYNGLLGVALVYGAYFSNAPKEITGLLLIYILLVAAYGSLTSDRLIIVKQGGLAAIALITLFF; this is encoded by the coding sequence ATGACATTATTATCTCAAATTTTAGTTACACTTGTTGCCTTGGAATTTCTTTATATCATGTATATTGAAACTTTTGCGACGGAATCTGCCACAACTAGTCGAGTATTCAACATGCCGAAGGAAGAATTACAACGTCAGTCAGTACAGACTTTATTTAAGAATCAGGGGATCTATAATGGTTTACTTGGTGTGGCATTGGTGTACGGCGCTTATTTTTCAAATGCACCAAAAGAAATCACGGGGCTATTGCTGATCTATATTTTGCTTGTAGCTGCTTATGGTAGCTTGACTAGTGATCGCTTGATCATCGTCAAACAAGGTGGGTTAGCAGCGATTGCACTCATTACGTTATTCTTTTAG
- a CDS encoding GNAT family N-acetyltransferase, whose translation MEKLTIRSIDRKDLNKASEFAAQGMNFSSYTENPIALYLYRQYALTGALMKSTVTLGAYLDGQFVGFLFARFDGETKVSVSWGRRLFINVVEKLMGLTGYQDAIGIYDQANQTMYHEFASNHPEGEVTYFAVDPTLKGKRIGSRLLEEIEKRYKNKRIFLYTDSNCNYQFYLKKGFTIFGRQPIDLGGGESMTCYLLSTTL comes from the coding sequence ATGGAAAAATTAACGATTCGTTCAATTGATAGAAAAGACTTAAATAAAGCAAGTGAATTTGCAGCACAAGGGATGAATTTTTCGAGCTATACAGAAAATCCTATCGCACTTTATCTCTATCGTCAGTATGCACTTACAGGTGCATTGATGAAATCAACAGTCACATTAGGTGCGTATCTAGACGGTCAATTTGTCGGCTTTCTTTTTGCTCGCTTCGATGGGGAAACGAAAGTATCTGTTTCATGGGGAAGACGCCTGTTTATCAACGTAGTGGAAAAATTGATGGGATTGACCGGCTATCAAGATGCAATAGGTATTTATGATCAAGCCAATCAAACAATGTATCATGAATTTGCATCTAATCATCCAGAAGGCGAAGTCACTTATTTTGCCGTTGATCCCACATTGAAAGGTAAGCGGATTGGCTCACGCTTGTTAGAAGAAATAGAGAAACGTTATAAAAATAAGCGAATATTTCTCTATACAGACTCTAACTGCAACTACCAATTTTACTTAAAAAAAGGATTCACCATTTTTGGTCGCCAACCAATCGATCTAGGTGGAGGAGAATCAATGACCTGTTACTTACTAAGCACCACCTTATGA
- a CDS encoding MerR family transcriptional regulator produces the protein MNIKQVSEEKGISADTLRYYERIGLIPPVNRTNGGIRDYTEEDLRWVDFTLCMRSAGLSIESLTEYIRLYSAGDETILARRDLLMEESEQLAKKIAEMQACQERLQKKIARYNQDLVKGDPILV, from the coding sequence ATGAACATCAAACAAGTGAGTGAAGAAAAAGGAATCTCTGCGGATACGTTACGCTACTATGAACGAATCGGTTTGATCCCACCGGTGAACCGAACAAACGGAGGTATCCGGGATTATACTGAAGAAGATTTACGTTGGGTCGATTTCACCTTATGTATGCGTAGTGCGGGTTTGTCGATCGAATCTTTGACTGAATATATTCGTTTATATAGCGCCGGTGATGAAACAATCCTTGCTCGTAGGGATCTTCTTATGGAAGAAAGTGAACAATTGGCAAAAAAAATTGCAGAGATGCAAGCTTGTCAGGAACGTCTCCAAAAGAAAATCGCGCGTTATAATCAAGACTTAGTCAAAGGAGATCCAATCTTAGTTTGA
- a CDS encoding SulP family inorganic anion transporter yields the protein MLKNYIGLLKKEFSGYNLSVFQKDLLAGITVAAVALPLALAFGVSSGADAAAGLITAVIAGLVIGGLSGGFYQISGPTGAMAAILMSIAAKQGMQGVLLATFLAGVLLLAAGVLRLGTLTSFIPAPVITGFTSGIAIIIALGQIDNLFGVHSEGANVMEKLASYQNLGFEISLPTILMGSLVIIGMLIYPKKWGQKIPSSLLAIILTTTLMMIVDWPIATVGEIPQTLISSNRLVLGDFSLSAIQTVIVPAISIALLGMIESLLCGASAGRMANRQLDSNQELVAQGIGNLLLPFFGGIPATAAIARTSVAIKSGAQTRVAGMIHAIVLFLSMLIFAPIMSNIPMPALAGVLIVTAWRMNEWETIKELFAKRYWSALLLFFLTMGCTVIFDLSIAIVIGIISGCVFFIVKSAAITISVEEIDWQRMSLPETKKLDNWAVVYISGPLFFMSAERLKATLTELADKEGIIFSMRGVPSIDLTAQSLFEEFQEKAAIKEQTIIYTSLQPEVEKQLQHLWEKQKTEQHLTVAHALASLHKQTMLDSEI from the coding sequence TTGTTAAAGAATTATATTGGTTTATTGAAAAAAGAATTTTCTGGTTATAATCTTTCGGTATTTCAAAAAGATTTATTGGCAGGTATTACAGTCGCGGCGGTTGCCTTACCACTCGCTTTAGCCTTCGGTGTTTCAAGTGGGGCAGATGCAGCTGCTGGTCTGATCACTGCTGTAATTGCTGGTCTAGTCATTGGTGGTTTATCTGGTGGGTTCTATCAGATTTCTGGTCCTACTGGCGCGATGGCAGCAATCTTGATGTCGATTGCCGCAAAACAAGGAATGCAAGGTGTCTTGCTGGCTACTTTTTTGGCTGGAGTTCTTTTACTCGCTGCGGGTGTCTTGCGATTAGGAACGCTGACTTCATTTATCCCTGCACCTGTCATCACAGGGTTTACTTCTGGTATTGCAATCATTATTGCTTTAGGTCAGATCGATAATTTATTCGGTGTTCACTCAGAAGGGGCCAATGTGATGGAAAAATTGGCTAGTTATCAAAACTTAGGCTTTGAAATTTCTTTGCCAACGATTTTAATGGGAAGTTTGGTCATTATTGGGATGCTGATCTATCCTAAAAAATGGGGGCAAAAGATACCAAGCTCATTGTTGGCAATCATCCTCACAACTACGTTGATGATGATCGTTGATTGGCCAATTGCGACCGTAGGGGAAATTCCCCAAACGTTGATCAGTAGTAACCGTTTGGTACTTGGTGATTTTAGTTTGTCTGCGATCCAAACAGTGATTGTGCCAGCAATCAGCATTGCACTGTTAGGTATGATCGAAAGTTTGTTGTGTGGTGCCTCGGCAGGCCGAATGGCGAATCGTCAGTTAGATAGTAATCAGGAGTTGGTCGCACAAGGAATTGGTAATCTACTGTTACCATTTTTTGGTGGGATTCCAGCTACAGCAGCCATTGCTCGAACGAGTGTCGCAATCAAATCCGGTGCTCAAACCAGAGTAGCTGGAATGATCCATGCAATCGTATTGTTTCTATCCATGCTTATTTTTGCACCAATCATGTCGAACATTCCGATGCCAGCATTAGCAGGCGTATTGATCGTCACTGCTTGGCGTATGAATGAATGGGAAACGATCAAAGAACTATTCGCTAAAAGATACTGGTCAGCGCTTCTTCTATTTTTCTTGACGATGGGGTGTACAGTGATTTTTGATCTTAGTATTGCGATCGTTATAGGAATTATCAGTGGGTGTGTATTTTTTATTGTTAAGAGTGCAGCCATCACGATTTCAGTAGAGGAAATCGACTGGCAGCGAATGAGTTTGCCGGAAACGAAAAAGTTGGATAATTGGGCAGTTGTTTATATCAGTGGTCCTTTATTCTTCATGTCCGCCGAACGATTGAAAGCGACGTTAACAGAATTAGCAGATAAAGAAGGAATCATTTTTTCAATGCGTGGGGTGCCAAGTATTGATTTGACGGCGCAAAGTTTATTTGAAGAATTTCAAGAAAAAGCTGCTATAAAAGAACAAACGATTATTTACACCTCGTTACAACCAGAAGTGGAAAAGCAATTGCAACATCTTTGGGAAAAACAAAAGACAGAACAACATCTTACGGTGGCTCATGCGCTGGCCTCTTTACACAAACAAACTATGTTAGATAGTGAAATATAG